Within Runella rosea, the genomic segment TTAGGGCCCACCATCTGCGGAATAAACTCTCCCCGCAATCGCCCGTCGCCGTGCTCGCCCGACAGCGAACCGTCGTATTTTTTAACCAAGGTCGCAATCTCCTCCGCAATCATCCGAAACTGCGCGTGGCCCTCTTTGGTCTTGAGATTAATGATAGGACGCAGGTGAATTTCGCCCGAACCCGCGTGAGCATAGTGCACCGCCGACATGCCATTTTTGTGCAGAATCTCGTTAAAATCACGAATATACGCGGGTTGGTCGTACACATCTACGGCCGTATCTTCGATAACCGCAACGGCTTTTTCGTCGCCGGGCAAGTTGGCCAAAAGCCCCAAACCTGCTTTGCGAAGCGTCCAGATTTTCTTGGTATCATCGGCATGAAGCAATGGATAATGGAACCCAATGCCTTCGTTTTCAAAGTCTGCAATCAATTCGGCGGCAACGGCTTCTACTTCTTCTTTGGTACTCTGCGACACATCCACCACTAAAATAATGGGAAATGAACCGTCGGCTTTTCGCTTCACAAAGAAAGCATTTTTGCTTTGTTCGGGATTTTCAGCCGCACATTCCAGAATATAGTTATCAATCAACTCTACCGCCTGAGGTTTGTATTTGAGCGCCGTAATGGTAGAGCGTAAGGCTTCGTCGATGGTATTAAAATGCGCACACACCAAGCCCTGGGCTTTGGGTGGCGGCGGAATAATGTTGAGTTTTATTTCGGTCAAAAAGCAAAGCGTTCCTTCCGAACCTGCAATCAAACGACACATATTAAACGCTGGGCCGCCTTCCGTAAACGGCTGACAATCCAACAGCATATCCAAAGCATAGCCAGTATTTCGGCGCTCAACGGATTTTTTGGGGAAATTCTTTCGGATTTCCGCTTGATTTTCAGGATTCGAGAGAATATCAAAGGTTTTAGCATAAATAGCCCCTTCAAGTCCTTCTTTGGGCAACGCTTGAGAAGCCAAAGAGTTAAAAACAACCTCACTCCCGTCAGCCAGTAATGCCTTCACTTCCAATAAATGTTCGCGAGTAGAGCCATAAACTACTGAATTGGAGCCGCAGGAGTTATTGCCCACCATTCCGCCAATCATGGCGCGGTTGGCGGTAGAGGTTTCGGGACCAAAATACAGGCCATAAGGCTTGAGCGCCATGTTGAGTTCGTCCCGAATCACGCCCGGCTGCACGCGCACCCAACGTTCTTCAGGATTGATTTCCAGTATTTTGGTAAACGTTCGCGACACATCGACCACGATGCCGTTTCCCACAACTTGCCCCGCCAGCGACGTTCCCGCAGTGCGCGGAATGAGCGACGTGTGATGTTCGCGCGCAAAGGAAATCAGCGTTTTGAGGTCTTCGATATCTTGAGGAATAGCCACGGCCTGCGGCATTTCACGGTACGCCGATGCATCAGTGGCATAAAGCGTGCGCATCGTATTGTCGTAATGAAGTTCGCCTTTGAGGCGTTGAGCTAATTCAGAAAGTGGTAGGTGAGTCATTGGTGAGCTTTCGAAATCTTCAGCGAAAGCGCAAATTTACGACCTCTGTTCTTGTTATGCTAATTTGATTTTAGAGGCAGGCAATTGAAATGCCATCAGCGATGGAAAAAACAAAAGCTCCGATTTTAGAAGTCGGAGCTTTTACAAAAATAGATATAACACATAAACGCCGAAGCCTTTGAAATAGTTTTAGGTTTGAAAAATAGCTTTGTAATTTTTCACTTTTATCAGGATTTCTGATAAATTATCGGAAAACCGATAATTACCCCTGTTTTTTGGCAAAAATACGCACACTACTTCTCGGCTAATTCGGCAACAAAACGAATCAAAATTTCTTATTATTATCTTACGTCAAACGCCTCCTTCAACTCTTCTCTATCGTCAAAGTGATGTTTGACTCCTTTTATTTCTTGGTAAGTCTCATGGCCCTTGCCTGCTACTAGAATGATGTCGTGCGGCTGCGCCAACGACACGGCATAACGAATGGCCGCGCGGCGGTCTTCGATGACTTTCATTTTTTTATAATCTACGGGTGAGATTCCTACTTCCATCTGCGCCAAAATCGCCATGGGCTCTTCGTTGCGCGGATTATCGGATGTTAGAATCACGCGGGTGCTCAATTCTCCCGCAATACGCGCCATTTCGGGACGCTTAGTAGCATCCCGATTTCCACCGCAACCCACGACCGTAATCACCTGCTGGTCGCCTTCCCGAAGTTCATTGATGGTTTCCAATACATTTTGAAGGGCATCGGGCGTGTGGGCATAATCCACAATTCCTACGATGGCATCCGCGCTGACGACTTGCTCAAAACGGCCAGGCGGAGGTGTAATCGCCGATAAAGCCATAAGCACCTGCTCTTCGTCCTCTCCCAACAGCAACGCCGCACCGTACACCCCCAACAGATTGTAAGCGTTGAATTTACCAATCAATTTAAACCAAACTTCTTTGCCATCAATTTCCATTTGAAGACCAAAAAGGCTATCGGCAAGGAGCTTTCCCTTGAAAGTTGCGATGGTTTGGAGGGAATAGGTTTCTTTGCGGGCGGCGGTATTTTGCACCATTACGCCGCCGCGCCGGTCGTCGATATTGACGAGCGCAAAAGCGTGTTTGGGCAGTTGATCAAAGAAGCCCTTTTTAGCTTTGATGTAATTATCAAACGTTTTATGAAAATCAAGGTGATCGTGGGTAATGTTGGTAAAAATACCGCCCGAAAAAAGCAACCCGGCAATGCGCTCCTGCGCCACGGCGTGAGAGCTCACTTCCATAAAACAATGCGTACAGCCACGCCGTACCATTTCGGCCAGTAATTCATTGATTTTGACCGAGTCGGGAGTGGTGTGCGTGGATGGAATAACGTCATCATCAATTTGGTTTTGTACCGTTGAAAGTAACCCCACACGGTAGCCCAATTGACGAAACAGCTTGAACAATAGCGTCACAGTTGAGGTTTTGCCATTGGTCCCCGTTACGCCCACCAATTTGAGTTTTGCCGAAGGATTATCGTAAAAATTAGCCGCCAAAAGACCCATCGTACGGGCAGAATCTGCCACATGAATGTACGTGACCCCGTCGGTCAACTCAGCGGGCAAGTCTTCACACAAAATCGCCGACGCACCCATTTCAATCACTTTCGGAATGAACTGATGCCCATCTACCTGTGTGCCTTTTTGAGCCACAAACAACGACCCCGCACCTACGCGCCGCGAATCAAACTCAATACCCGTTGGTTCGATACCAGTATTTCCAGTCACCGAAATGACTGGAACACCCGCCAATATTTCCTGAAGCGTCTTTGACATGTTTAACTGAATTCTTTGGTTTTAAAAAAAACGAGGATTTAAGAATCCTCTCGGTCGGTTTTGAGCAAACAACCGCACTAACTTACCGCACGGTCAGCTCCGTCACTCCTCACTACTGTCTTCTCACTTCTCCCGCTGAATATTTTTCAGCTCTAACTTACTGTCTTTCCGCACAAAAGCCTGCATTTTATCCAACAAATCCTCAATATTGTCGGCTACAATCAGTAAATCGCGGTTTTCAGGTTTAAGGAATCCTTCCTCTACCATTACCTCCATGTGCGCCAACAAGTTGTTGTAAAAACCATTGTAATTGAGGACGCCTACCGGCCCGTGAAAAATTTTCAACTGCGCCCATGCCAAAATCTCAAACATTTCGTCGAGCGTTCCGTAGCCGCCCGGCAAATTAATAACGCCATCCGACAACGACACCATTTTGGCTTTGCGCTCGTGCATGGTATCCACAAAATGAATTTCGGTCAGGGTTTGGTGAGCTACTTCCAATTCCGCCAAAAAATTAGGAATAATACCCGTTACCTGTGCGCCGCCCGCCAACGTGCCGTCGGCCACGGCTCTCATCAAGCCAAGGTTTCCACCTCCGTACACTAAATTAATGCCCCGTTTGGCCATGGCCAGACCTACTTCCGTAGCCAATTGGAGATATTCGGGACGCTTGCCCGCGTTGGAACCACAATACACAACGATTGATTTCATGTTTGGAAGAATATGCTTTTAGGCGCAAATATCGGGAACGAATTTGACCAATACTAACGGAGGTCATTGCTGAAAGGAACGAAAAAACTATTTTTGTTGTGAATCTGACAAGATAGATTTATACAAAAGCATGAAAGAGCTGAAAGCAATCATTAACGCCTACGATCACTTAAATCCTGAAAAAACCAAAGCGGCCATCGCAACAGTGGTACGCGTTGAAGGCTCTTCTTACCGCCGCACGGGCGCACGAATGCTAGTCATGGACGATGGGGTGTGGATAGGCGGTATCAGCGGTGGCTGTTTGGAGGGCGACGCCCTCAAACGCGCTCGGCTGGCCATGGCCAAATCTCAGCCAAGTTTAGTCACCTACGATACCACCGAAGACGACCAACATCAAATCGGCGTGGGATTGGGTTGCAATGGCGTCATCGACGTATTGCTTACGCCTTTAGAAATCGGGAATCCCAACAATCCCGTTGAAATTCTGAAAAGCTGCATGACCGAACGCCGCCAAACGCATATTTTACTGACTATCATTGGTTTGGAAGATGAATACAATGATTTGCGGGCGGGAAACATGGTTCGCTATACCGGACCAGAAAGTCTGAGTGTGTTTGGCGACCGCGACTTACAGCAAAACATTGAAAAAACGATTCATAATTTCACCCAAAAAGGCCGCTCACGCCCCGCTACCTTTGGCCTTGCCGACGGACGAGAACTGGAAATATTCATTGAAATTCTTCCTCCCGAAGTTCACCTTGTACTCATGGGGCACCAATACGACGTGCTGCCGTTGGCGCGGCTGGTCAAAGAAATCGGTTGGCGCGCCACGGTGGTGGCCAATCCACAAAAAATCATGCAGAAGCTCAGTTCCGTGGCCGACGCCATTGTGACTCCTGCGGAGTTTGATTCGATTTTAATCGATGAGCATACTGCCATCATTTTGATGTCGCATGACTTCAAAACCGATAAATACAATTTACCCAAAGTCCTGAAAACGGCCGCTGCGTACGTCGGAATGCTGGGGCCACGCGTACGTTCTGAAAAGATATTTGACGAACTGGCCCAAGAAGGAATTGAGATTTCGGAAACCGACATGGAACGCATCCACGCCCCCGTCGGTTTGGACATAGGTGCCATTTCGCCCGAAGAAATTGCCCTGTCCATTGTCGCCGAAATCCGGGCCGTTTTCTCCGACCGTACTGGCGCGGCTTTGCGCCTACGCACAACCCCCATTCACGAAAGAGACTAATTTTATGGAATTAACTACCGTTACGGAAGCCACCCGCATCATTTTAGAAAATAGTATCGACTACGGTACCGAGTATGTGCCCTTTAACGACGCTCACCGACGGGTATTGGCAGAGCCGCTCGTAGCCGACCGCGACTTTCCTCCGTTTGACCGCGTCACGATGGACGGTATTGCTATTCAATGGCAAAGTTATGCCAATGGGCAACGGACTTTCCTAATTGAAAGCACCCAAACCGCTGGCGAAACACAGCATACACTTTCGGACTCCAACGCTTGCATTGAGGTAATGACGGGTGCAATGTTGCCCATCAACACCGACTTAGTGATTCGGTACGAAGATTTTACCATTAAAGACGGCATTGTTCATCTCAACGCTGACGTTAGAAAAGGACAAAACGTGCATTATCAAGGCGAAGACCGCCGAGCGGGCACTGCTATTATCCAACCTCACACGCTTTTGGGTCCACCCGAAATCGCGATTGCCGCCAGCGTCGGGGCGGTCCATGTTCCAGTCAAAAAGTTGCCTTCGGTGGTCATTATTACTTCGGGAGACGAACTGGTCGCAGTAGAGCAAACACCCCTGCCCCACCAAATTCGCAGTTCAAACGTGCATTGCATAGCTACCCTGTTGAAAGACTACCGCATCAACGTTGATTTTGTCCATATTCCCGACGATTTGTCGGCCACCCAACAGGCCATTCAAAACGCCCTTAGCCAGTACGACGTGCTGATTTTGTGCGGGGGGGTGTCGCAGGGCAAAAAGGACTTTATCCCTAAAGCACTGCAAGCCGAAGGGGTCGAAAAATATTTTCATAAACTCAGCCAACAGCCTGGCAAACCGTTTTGGTTTGGCCGCAAAAACAACAATGTCGTTTTTGCCCTGCCCGGTAACCCTGTCTCTTCGTTTGTCTGTGCTCGTCGGTATTTTATTCCGTGGCTGCGCAAGTCATTGGGAATTCCAGCAATGGACAATATCTATGCTGCACTAAGTGACGATTACGTATATAATTCACCCCTTACCTACTTCCTGCAGGTGCAATTATTTCAGGAAGGAGCAACACTGATGGCTCGGCCTCTGACGGGTCACGGCTCTGGAGATTTTGCAAATCTTATTGATAATCAAGGATTTTTGGAGCTTCCAAAAGAAAAAAATGAGTTTAAAAAGGGAGAAATACTTCCAATATGGCGATATAGATATTGAATATGATTTTTAACAGATACCGCTTGATAACTATTTCAAAAAAAGTAGGCTGAAAATTTTGAAGGGAAAAAATCTTTGTTTACAATTGTAAACAATTCTTCCATTTATCAGATTCTTGATTGAAAAGTTTGGGGTAAAAATATTCGAATTTTTTTTCGTATAAATATTCAACGAACCCCAAGCCCCCGCGCTTAGCGTAACCCGCTAAGAGCAAATTTGTTAACGATTTCTTAATGTCACATAACGATTATATTTTTCAAATTTCTCCTCGGCCTACGAAATAAGTCGAGTTGTGGAGAGCCAGGAAAGATTCGTATTTTCGCAGACTTTACCTAACGTTTTGAGAAATGTGGGAAACAATTATCGCCTCCCTCGAATAAGCACTATATTTTTCAGAAAGAACACAAACTAAGGTATCGCTAACCCCATATAATTTCTTAAGTCTATGTATGTTATAAAACGTGATGGCCGCCGGGAATCGGTCAAGTTTGACAAAATCACCTCTCGCATCGAAAAATTGTGCTACGGCTTAGACGCACTTTATGTTCAGCCGATTGAAGTAGCCAAGAAAGTAGTAGGAGGCATCTTTGATGGCGTCACAACCGCACAGTTGGATGTTTTAGCCGCCGAAACGGCCGCTTCTATGACCACTAAGCACCCCGATTACGCTATTCTGGCAGCCCGTATTGCTATTTCAAACCTTCACAAAAACACGCTGAAATCATTTTCGGCGACCATGAAGCAGCTTTACACGTACACAGACCCAAAAACTGGGGAAAATGCATCGCTTATTTCAAAAGAAGCACACGATATTATTCGTAAACACGCCGCCTTACTGGATTCAACCATCATCTACGACCGCGACTATGGTTACGACTATTTTGGATACAAAACCCTCGAAAAATCGTACCTGTTGAAAGTGAACGGCAAGATTGCCGAACGCCCTCAACACATGCTCATGCGCGTAGCGGTGGGGATTCACTTGGAGGATATTGACTCCGTCATTGAAACCTACAACCTCCTTTCGGAGCGTTGGTTTACGCACGCCACCCCGACCCTGTTCAACGCAGGTACTCCCAAGCCCCAAATGTCGAGCTGTTTCTTACTTACCATGAAAGACGACAGCATTGACGGCATTTACGATACCCTCAAACAATGCGCGTTGATTTCACAATCGGCGGGTGGTATTGGTTTGAGCATTCACAATATCCGCGCTACGGGAAGCTACATCAAAGGCACCAACGGTACTTCAAACGGTATTGTGCCGATGCTTCGGGTATTCAATGATACAGCTCGTTATGTAGACCAAGGCGGCGGAAAACGCAAAGGTTCTTTTGCCATTTATTTGGAGCCTTGGCACGCCGATATTTTTGAGTTTTTGGACCTAAAGAGAAACCACGGAAAAGAAGAATTGCGCGCCCGCGATTTGTTCTATGCCATGTGGATTCCTGACCTGTTCATGAAGCGCGTCGAAGCAAATGATACATGGTCGTTGCTTTGCCCGCACGAGTGCCCAGGATTAGCGGATACTTACGGCGACGAATTTGAACAATTGTACGAAAAATACGAGCGTGAAGGCAAAGCCCGCAAAACCATCAAAGCCCAGGACTTGTGGTTTGCCATTATGGAGTCCCAAATCGAAACGGGAACCCCATACATGCTTTACAAAGACCACGCCAACCGTAAGTCCAACCAGAAGAATTTGGGTACCATTAAGTCGTCAAACTTGTGTACCGAAATCATGGAATATACCTCTCCCGACGAAGTGGCAGTGTGTAACCTTGCCTCTATCTCGTTGCCAAAATTTGTGGAACAGGGAGAAGACGGATTTTTGCATTTCAACCACGAGAAGTTGTTCGACATTACAAAAGTAGTGACGAAAAACCTCAATAAAATCATTGACCTCAACTACTATCCAGTGCCCGAAGCCGAGCGTAGCAACAAGCGCCACCGCCCCATTGGTATTGGTATTCAGGGTCTTGCGGATGCATTTTTGATGATGCGTATGCCTTTCGAATCAGAAGAAGCACGCCGCCTCAACGAAGACATTCACGAAACCATCTACCACGGTGCATTGGTGGCTTCAATGGAATTGGCCAAAACGCAAGGGCCATACGAAACATGGAAAGGTTCGCCGATTTCACAGGGTATTTTCCAATTTGATATGTGGAATGTAACGCCAAAAAGCGGCCGTTGGAATTGGGATAAATTGCGCAAAGAGGTGGTTAAATTTGGCGTCCGCAACTCTCTACTATTGGCTCCAATGCCAACGGCTTCAACCAGCCAAATCTTGGGGAACAATGAGTGTTTTGAGCC encodes:
- a CDS encoding FAD-binding and (Fe-S)-binding domain-containing protein, whose amino-acid sequence is MTHLPLSELAQRLKGELHYDNTMRTLYATDASAYREMPQAVAIPQDIEDLKTLISFAREHHTSLIPRTAGTSLAGQVVGNGIVVDVSRTFTKILEINPEERWVRVQPGVIRDELNMALKPYGLYFGPETSTANRAMIGGMVGNNSCGSNSVVYGSTREHLLEVKALLADGSEVVFNSLASQALPKEGLEGAIYAKTFDILSNPENQAEIRKNFPKKSVERRNTGYALDMLLDCQPFTEGGPAFNMCRLIAGSEGTLCFLTEIKLNIIPPPPKAQGLVCAHFNTIDEALRSTITALKYKPQAVELIDNYILECAAENPEQSKNAFFVKRKADGSFPIILVVDVSQSTKEEVEAVAAELIADFENEGIGFHYPLLHADDTKKIWTLRKAGLGLLANLPGDEKAVAVIEDTAVDVYDQPAYIRDFNEILHKNGMSAVHYAHAGSGEIHLRPIINLKTKEGHAQFRMIAEEIATLVKKYDGSLSGEHGDGRLRGEFIPQMVGPKNYELFKEIKHTWDPYNIFNPNKIVETPPMDTFLRYEAGQQTPEFKTYFRYPDQNVLQHAEQCNGSGDCRKTQLSGGTMCPSFMATRNEKDTTRARANVLREFLTRSDKANRFDHKEIKEVYDLCLACKGCKGECPSNVDVAKLKMEFLQQYYDTNGVPMRSWLVGNFSKMTGIASYVPWAYNLIFKNAPLRRIANQVVGFHPDRTMPLLQDTTLKSWFKKHVRSADASSLQQQNRVYLFCDEFTNYNDVEIGKKAIQLLEKLGYEVIIPDHAPSARPQLSKGLLKDAKKIAEQNVRLLKDLITEQTPLVGIEPSAILTFRDEYPDLVSEELMEAAKELAKNALQFDEFIAREIDAKRISSKQFTADSKKIKLHGHCQQKAIASMVPTKKMLSLPKNYEVTLIPSGCCGMAGSFGYEKEHYDLSMKIGELVLFPTVRNQPEEVIIAAPGTSCRHQIHDGTGRTALHPVEILWEALV
- a CDS encoding UDP-N-acetylmuramoyl-L-alanyl-D-glutamate--2,6-diaminopimelate ligase, encoding MSKTLQEILAGVPVISVTGNTGIEPTGIEFDSRRVGAGSLFVAQKGTQVDGHQFIPKVIEMGASAILCEDLPAELTDGVTYIHVADSARTMGLLAANFYDNPSAKLKLVGVTGTNGKTSTVTLLFKLFRQLGYRVGLLSTVQNQIDDDVIPSTHTTPDSVKINELLAEMVRRGCTHCFMEVSSHAVAQERIAGLLFSGGIFTNITHDHLDFHKTFDNYIKAKKGFFDQLPKHAFALVNIDDRRGGVMVQNTAARKETYSLQTIATFKGKLLADSLFGLQMEIDGKEVWFKLIGKFNAYNLLGVYGAALLLGEDEEQVLMALSAITPPPGRFEQVVSADAIVGIVDYAHTPDALQNVLETINELREGDQQVITVVGCGGNRDATKRPEMARIAGELSTRVILTSDNPRNEEPMAILAQMEVGISPVDYKKMKVIEDRRAAIRYAVSLAQPHDIILVAGKGHETYQEIKGVKHHFDDREELKEAFDVR
- a CDS encoding LOG family protein; amino-acid sequence: MKSIVVYCGSNAGKRPEYLQLATEVGLAMAKRGINLVYGGGNLGLMRAVADGTLAGGAQVTGIIPNFLAELEVAHQTLTEIHFVDTMHERKAKMVSLSDGVINLPGGYGTLDEMFEILAWAQLKIFHGPVGVLNYNGFYNNLLAHMEVMVEEGFLKPENRDLLIVADNIEDLLDKMQAFVRKDSKLELKNIQREK
- a CDS encoding XdhC family protein — encoded protein: MKELKAIINAYDHLNPEKTKAAIATVVRVEGSSYRRTGARMLVMDDGVWIGGISGGCLEGDALKRARLAMAKSQPSLVTYDTTEDDQHQIGVGLGCNGVIDVLLTPLEIGNPNNPVEILKSCMTERRQTHILLTIIGLEDEYNDLRAGNMVRYTGPESLSVFGDRDLQQNIEKTIHNFTQKGRSRPATFGLADGRELEIFIEILPPEVHLVLMGHQYDVLPLARLVKEIGWRATVVANPQKIMQKLSSVADAIVTPAEFDSILIDEHTAIILMSHDFKTDKYNLPKVLKTAAAYVGMLGPRVRSEKIFDELAQEGIEISETDMERIHAPVGLDIGAISPEEIALSIVAEIRAVFSDRTGAALRLRTTPIHERD
- a CDS encoding molybdopterin molybdotransferase MoeA — its product is MELTTVTEATRIILENSIDYGTEYVPFNDAHRRVLAEPLVADRDFPPFDRVTMDGIAIQWQSYANGQRTFLIESTQTAGETQHTLSDSNACIEVMTGAMLPINTDLVIRYEDFTIKDGIVHLNADVRKGQNVHYQGEDRRAGTAIIQPHTLLGPPEIAIAASVGAVHVPVKKLPSVVIITSGDELVAVEQTPLPHQIRSSNVHCIATLLKDYRINVDFVHIPDDLSATQQAIQNALSQYDVLILCGGVSQGKKDFIPKALQAEGVEKYFHKLSQQPGKPFWFGRKNNNVVFALPGNPVSSFVCARRYFIPWLRKSLGIPAMDNIYAALSDDYVYNSPLTYFLQVQLFQEGATLMARPLTGHGSGDFANLIDNQGFLELPKEKNEFKKGEILPIWRYRY
- a CDS encoding ribonucleoside-diphosphate reductase subunit alpha, which translates into the protein MYVIKRDGRRESVKFDKITSRIEKLCYGLDALYVQPIEVAKKVVGGIFDGVTTAQLDVLAAETAASMTTKHPDYAILAARIAISNLHKNTLKSFSATMKQLYTYTDPKTGENASLISKEAHDIIRKHAALLDSTIIYDRDYGYDYFGYKTLEKSYLLKVNGKIAERPQHMLMRVAVGIHLEDIDSVIETYNLLSERWFTHATPTLFNAGTPKPQMSSCFLLTMKDDSIDGIYDTLKQCALISQSAGGIGLSIHNIRATGSYIKGTNGTSNGIVPMLRVFNDTARYVDQGGGKRKGSFAIYLEPWHADIFEFLDLKRNHGKEELRARDLFYAMWIPDLFMKRVEANDTWSLLCPHECPGLADTYGDEFEQLYEKYEREGKARKTIKAQDLWFAIMESQIETGTPYMLYKDHANRKSNQKNLGTIKSSNLCTEIMEYTSPDEVAVCNLASISLPKFVEQGEDGFLHFNHEKLFDITKVVTKNLNKIIDLNYYPVPEAERSNKRHRPIGIGIQGLADAFLMMRMPFESEEARRLNEDIHETIYHGALVASMELAKTQGPYETWKGSPISQGIFQFDMWNVTPKSGRWNWDKLRKEVVKFGVRNSLLLAPMPTASTSQILGNNECFEPFTSNLYVRRVLSGEFIVVNKYLLKDLVKEGLWNDSMKNKLMAHNGSVQKIEEVPANLKELYKTAWEIKQKTIVDMAADRGAYICQSQSLNIFMDNANYGKLTSMHFYAWKKGLKTGMYYLRTQAAVDAVKITVEKNAEAVLEPVTTAVEEKELNYEKYAQDNAPQAAARDSQSESQYVLDKPEQKEGEK